TTATTCCCCCATTGTTTAATCGTTATGAAAACAATCAAGCATTTGGTTTTCATGTAGACAACTCTATTCGTCGTATTCGTGGCACTAATGAACGTTTGCGTACTGACTTATCTTGCACGGTATTTCTGAGTGAACCTGAAGAATATGAAGGTGGAGAACTGGTCGTGGAAGACACGTATGGATACCATGAAGTCAAACTGCCTGCAGGCGATATGATTCTCTACCCATCCACCAGTTTGCATGAAGTCACTCCGATTACTTCAGGCTGTCGCATCGCATCATTCTTTTGGGTTCAAAGTATGGTGCGTGATGACGCTGAACGGCATATGTTGTTCAACTTAGATCAGAGTATTCAGAATCTACGTATGCAACTGGGGGATCAGCATGCGGAAGTAATCAAACTCACCAATCTCTATCATAATCTCATGCGTAAATGGGCTGAGCTTTAGTAGAGATAAGGCTGTAAAGATAAATCATATTCAATACTCAATATGATTTATCCCTCCCCTATTGCATCTCTTGAGTATTTAAACCAGCGACATATTTTATCATTTGTCGCTTTTTACCCACAGATCCTTTATATTTTTTAATCCACGTCTATTTTTAGAAAAATTTAAAGACAAAATAGCAATCAAACGGAAATATTTTTCACACAATAATTAATATAAGAAAATCTTTATTAACATACGACTAAAATCCATAAAAATAGGAAAAACATTTCGATTTAACTCGATTAAACTTTAAGTTATAGGTTTGCAAAGTTTTAAACATATATCTGAGTTTTCAGCATTTTATTTAAAAAGTCATAATTTGTTGCAGACTAAAATTTGTAAACCGCTTACGTAGACACAATCTATATTGGTAACCATCCATTGCCTAAATCAAAAATACGAGCAATACAGGTTACACAAGGAGTTACCTCATGATGTTGGCTGATCCAAGTAAAAAATACCGTCGCATGTACCAACGTGTGGACTTGCCAGACCGTCAATGGCCGAACAATGAAATCAATAAAGCGCCTATTTGGATGAGTACCGACCTGCGTGATGGTAACCAAGCGATTTTTGAACCAATGGACATTGAACAAAAATTCAAAATGTTCCAAATGTTGGTAAAAATCGGTTTTAAACATATTGAAATTGGTTTCCCTTCTGCCTCTCAAATCGATTTTGACTTCACCCGTAAATTGATTGAAGAAAACCATATTCCAGATGATGTATACATCGAAGTATTGGTTCAGGCACGTGATCACTTGATTCAACGTACCTTTGAGTCTTTACAAGGTGCGAAACGCGCGATTGTGCATATTTACAATTCAAACTCTCCAACGTTCCGTGAAAAAGTATTGAATGTCGATATTGCGGGTGCGAAGCAATTGGCTGTGAATGCCGCACAAAAAGTGAAGGAATATGCAAAGCAATATCCTGAAACTGAGTTTGTGTTTCAATACTCTCCAGAATGCTTTACAGCCAC
The sequence above is drawn from the Acinetobacter lanii genome and encodes:
- a CDS encoding Fe2+-dependent dioxygenase, whose product is MIHHIPNVLSKEQVQLFRQEMDQVEWVNGKVTAGTLSATVKQNQQLPEDHPLTHRLSTIILESLGQHPLFLSAAIPLDIIPPLFNRYENNQAFGFHVDNSIRRIRGTNERLRTDLSCTVFLSEPEEYEGGELVVEDTYGYHEVKLPAGDMILYPSTSLHEVTPITSGCRIASFFWVQSMVRDDAERHMLFNLDQSIQNLRMQLGDQHAEVIKLTNLYHNLMRKWAEL